One region of Jonesiaceae bacterium BS-20 genomic DNA includes:
- a CDS encoding cation diffusion facilitator family transporter, whose protein sequence is MNKDRHDGHSHDHSAMISAGGKYKKPLAIALTLTGLYMFVELTVGFSIGSLALISDGAHMGTDVIGLTMAFVAIHLAGRKTTSDRTFGLFRLEVLAALANGLLLFGVAGYVLYEAFGRFTAPSEVPSTPLLITASIGLVINIISFRLLSAGSKESINLKGAHLEVLADMIGSIGVIVGAIIIKFTGWTFVDPIIGVAIGLFILPRTWRLMRQALRILIEAAPKGMDIDQLKTEILALPGVSDLHDLHVWSITSGIDSASGHIVVTEGHNATETLTSVLTLLRSDYNIDHATIQVEPTEPICGHNESSI, encoded by the coding sequence ATGAACAAGGATCGACACGACGGGCACAGCCACGACCACTCGGCGATGATCAGCGCTGGCGGAAAATACAAAAAGCCACTTGCAATCGCACTGACACTAACCGGCCTCTACATGTTTGTTGAGCTCACGGTTGGATTCTCAATCGGTTCCCTGGCGCTGATCTCCGACGGCGCCCACATGGGAACCGACGTCATTGGCCTCACCATGGCGTTCGTGGCAATTCACCTAGCCGGCCGCAAAACCACCTCAGACCGCACCTTCGGACTGTTCAGGCTCGAGGTCCTGGCGGCGCTGGCAAACGGTCTGTTGCTGTTCGGTGTTGCCGGCTACGTTCTGTATGAGGCGTTCGGGCGGTTCACTGCCCCGTCAGAGGTTCCCAGCACGCCGCTACTTATCACCGCGTCAATCGGTTTAGTCATCAACATCATTAGCTTCCGCCTACTGTCCGCGGGTTCCAAGGAGAGCATCAACCTCAAGGGCGCTCACCTTGAGGTCCTCGCGGACATGATCGGGTCGATCGGCGTAATCGTTGGCGCAATCATCATCAAGTTCACCGGCTGGACCTTTGTTGACCCCATCATTGGTGTGGCCATTGGGCTGTTCATCTTGCCCCGCACGTGGCGGCTCATGCGCCAGGCCCTACGGATCTTGATCGAAGCTGCCCCCAAGGGTATGGATATTGACCAACTCAAGACTGAGATCCTGGCACTGCCCGGAGTATCCGACCTCCATGACCTGCACGTTTGGAGCATTACCTCGGGAATTGACAGCGCTTCCGGGCACATTGTGGTCACGGAAGGGCACAATGCCACCGAGACGCTCACCAGTGTCCTGACGCTTTTACGGTCCGACTACAATATTGACCATGCCACTATCCAAGTGGAACCCACCGAGCCCATCTGCGGACACAACGAATCTTCAATCTAG
- a CDS encoding metalloregulator ArsR/SmtB family transcription factor, with protein sequence MTNTRVAGEPAPLVSEPRLRELEGSMPPDTDIEKVADVFSLLGDPGRVRIIAALLGGRMRVRDLAVVVHQSESSVSHALRLLRAHQVVSVTRVGREAHYQLADDHVRSLLELTLCHAGHSSYVANCKDH encoded by the coding sequence ATGACTAACACACGGGTAGCCGGCGAACCAGCCCCACTGGTTTCCGAGCCTAGGTTGCGCGAACTCGAGGGTTCCATGCCACCTGACACAGACATCGAGAAGGTCGCAGACGTATTTTCGCTGCTGGGTGATCCGGGACGGGTGCGCATCATTGCCGCGCTATTGGGCGGGCGGATGCGTGTGCGCGATCTTGCCGTGGTGGTCCACCAATCCGAGTCCTCGGTCTCCCACGCGCTCCGGCTCCTGCGGGCCCACCAGGTAGTTTCCGTGACTCGCGTGGGGCGTGAGGCCCACTACCAACTTGCCGACGACCATGTGCGGTCCCTGCTCGAACTTACGTTGTGTCACGCCGGGCACTCGTCCTATGTGGCCAACTGTAAGGACCACTGA
- a CDS encoding ATP-binding protein, with protein sequence MTSHGPAKVVLLTGPSGSGKSRLARRLGIASINLDNFYHDLDYPGMPQRFGIVDWDSPESWDSQAALDALLDLSKTGRCAVPIYDISISKRTGMSQLDITGSPVFIAEGIFSAHLIQAAQEAGILLDALCLTRPRLQTFWFRFMRDLSEARKPPLTLLRRGWGLMRDEPGQVAAWVALGCRQVTMPQAYVEIKRQQGT encoded by the coding sequence ATGACCTCCCACGGCCCCGCTAAAGTTGTCTTACTGACCGGTCCCTCAGGTTCCGGAAAATCCCGCTTAGCTCGCAGGCTCGGCATTGCGTCCATCAATCTGGACAATTTTTACCATGACCTGGACTACCCTGGAATGCCGCAACGTTTTGGCATAGTCGATTGGGATTCCCCAGAATCCTGGGACAGTCAGGCGGCACTTGACGCCCTACTGGACCTTTCCAAAACAGGGCGTTGTGCGGTGCCGATCTACGATATTTCAATTTCCAAGCGCACCGGGATGAGCCAACTAGACATTACCGGTAGCCCCGTTTTTATTGCCGAGGGAATTTTCTCGGCACACCTCATCCAAGCGGCCCAAGAAGCCGGGATTCTTCTCGATGCCCTGTGCCTGACCCGGCCCCGCCTACAAACGTTTTGGTTCCGCTTCATGCGCGACCTCTCCGAGGCCCGCAAACCACCCCTAACCCTTCTACGGCGAGGGTGGGGACTCATGCGAGATGAACCCGGCCAGGTGGCTGCCTGGGTGGCGCTGGGTTGCCGCCAAGTGACCATGCCTCAGGCCTATGTAGAGATCAAACGTCAACAAGGCACTTAA
- a CDS encoding amidohydrolase family protein — translation MHYSGPIIDGHHHFWEPRLGKQPWLLPTAEIPFRYGDYSSIKTDYLPPDLQSDAQGLNLIGSVTMETEWEIDDPIGEMLYTKEIGERFNWPLVSVAHAVLVDPQVEAILEKLAGLDWVRSIRNKPGQSAQQSTYSPNDSLLSDPQWKQGFSLLETYGLNFDLQVAWWHFGQAIELANESPSQRIIVNHAGLPAERSNDALQAWEQQVRAIAQCENVTMKVSGIGVPNQEWTLENNRFVLETITDCFGPDRMIAASNFPVDRLAGTYAQIFGAFLEFTSSWSKDEQFAFFAGTAAECYGIDVAQWVKSH, via the coding sequence ATGCATTATTCCGGGCCGATTATTGATGGGCACCACCACTTTTGGGAACCGAGACTTGGCAAACAACCTTGGTTATTGCCCACAGCTGAGATTCCTTTTCGTTACGGAGACTATTCTTCGATCAAAACAGACTACCTACCTCCGGACTTACAATCTGATGCCCAAGGTTTGAATCTCATTGGCTCGGTGACCATGGAAACTGAATGGGAAATTGATGACCCGATCGGTGAGATGTTGTACACCAAGGAGATCGGTGAAAGGTTCAATTGGCCGCTCGTAAGCGTTGCTCACGCGGTGTTGGTGGATCCACAGGTGGAGGCAATACTTGAGAAACTCGCTGGACTTGACTGGGTGAGATCGATACGTAATAAGCCAGGACAATCAGCACAGCAATCTACATACAGTCCAAACGATAGTTTGCTCAGTGATCCGCAATGGAAACAAGGGTTTTCACTGCTGGAAACATACGGTTTAAACTTTGATCTTCAAGTTGCTTGGTGGCACTTTGGTCAAGCAATCGAGTTGGCTAACGAAAGTCCAAGCCAGCGCATAATCGTTAATCATGCGGGTCTGCCCGCTGAGCGTAGCAACGATGCACTCCAAGCTTGGGAGCAGCAGGTTCGGGCGATTGCACAGTGTGAAAACGTAACTATGAAAGTTTCTGGAATTGGTGTACCAAATCAGGAGTGGACTTTGGAAAATAATCGATTCGTTCTCGAAACAATCACTGATTGCTTTGGGCCTGATCGGATGATCGCTGCTTCCAATTTTCCAGTCGATAGGTTGGCCGGGACATATGCGCAGATCTTCGGTGCGTTTCTCGAATTTACGAGTTCATGGTCGAAGGATGAACAATTCGCTTTTTTCGCAGGTACGGCGGCTGAGTGTTATGGAATTGATGTGGCTCAGTGGGTGAAAAGCCATTAG
- a CDS encoding tripartite tricarboxylate transporter permease, with protein MIDNWIAGFHAAMEPMSLLMIVVGVLAGIVIGALPGLTAVMGVAILLPFTFAMDPLPGMMMMAGLYTSAIYAGSIPAILMRVPGTPSSAASLLDGYPMARKGKSGEALSISLLSSVIGGLFGGILLALFAPMLAAVALMISQGQYFMLIFLALTMIASISEGSLLKGLLSGLLGLLIATIGTDPLTGTARLTFGIDDLRGGMDFIPVLIGLFGIAEAFNQFERRFRTDAESISKATSYKISKKSFKRMWPGVAIGSPIGFLIGALPGGTGGEVGSFISYNETRRISKDKSQFGKGDPRGLAAAETGHNSAVPGTLAPTLTMGIPGNSVAAVMIGVLTVHGLQPGPQLFTGEVSLVYGIFWGFLLVPIAVGIIGLVGIRGWGQILRIPPPLLWPGIVVMCGVGAYTIRSSVVDVFVMFLFGIIGWVMEKKNVPTIPLVIGLLVGPIAESGFRRATILEQGGFGWIFDPLTLGLLIVALLSIIVSVVRSTKLSKAAEKLEVEETKTDIEAR; from the coding sequence GTGATTGATAACTGGATTGCTGGGTTCCATGCCGCAATGGAGCCAATGTCGTTGCTCATGATTGTGGTGGGAGTACTCGCTGGAATTGTTATTGGTGCACTCCCTGGGCTAACGGCGGTAATGGGTGTTGCTATCCTGCTTCCATTTACATTCGCGATGGATCCGCTGCCGGGCATGATGATGATGGCAGGACTATACACCTCCGCCATTTACGCCGGGTCAATTCCTGCAATCCTTATGCGAGTTCCAGGGACACCTTCCTCAGCAGCATCCCTGCTGGATGGATACCCTATGGCTCGCAAGGGGAAGTCTGGAGAAGCACTAAGTATTTCGCTACTGTCCTCGGTAATTGGTGGGCTGTTTGGTGGAATCTTGCTGGCCCTGTTCGCGCCAATGCTGGCTGCGGTTGCCTTGATGATTAGCCAAGGTCAGTACTTCATGCTGATCTTCCTTGCCCTCACAATGATCGCATCGATATCAGAAGGTTCGCTGCTCAAGGGATTACTCTCAGGCCTCCTAGGTCTTCTCATCGCGACCATTGGTACGGACCCGCTCACGGGAACTGCGCGTCTTACGTTTGGAATCGATGACCTGCGTGGAGGAATGGATTTCATTCCTGTTCTTATTGGGCTTTTTGGTATCGCCGAGGCTTTCAATCAATTTGAGCGCCGGTTCCGCACCGATGCAGAGTCGATTTCAAAGGCTACAAGCTACAAGATCTCCAAGAAGTCATTCAAGAGGATGTGGCCTGGAGTGGCGATTGGATCGCCAATTGGCTTCCTGATTGGTGCACTTCCTGGAGGTACCGGTGGTGAGGTTGGCTCGTTTATTTCCTATAACGAGACGCGCAGGATTTCTAAAGATAAGTCGCAGTTTGGTAAGGGAGATCCGCGAGGTCTAGCTGCAGCAGAAACTGGTCACAACTCGGCGGTTCCAGGCACACTGGCTCCTACCCTAACGATGGGAATTCCTGGAAACTCAGTGGCAGCTGTAATGATCGGTGTACTGACCGTGCATGGATTGCAACCTGGGCCACAATTGTTTACCGGTGAAGTTTCACTTGTTTACGGTATCTTCTGGGGCTTCTTGTTGGTGCCGATTGCCGTCGGAATTATTGGCTTGGTTGGTATTCGTGGGTGGGGCCAAATTCTTCGGATTCCACCACCGCTTCTGTGGCCTGGCATTGTCGTAATGTGCGGAGTTGGTGCCTACACGATTCGTTCAAGCGTTGTTGATGTCTTCGTCATGTTCCTCTTCGGGATTATTGGCTGGGTCATGGAGAAGAAGAATGTTCCAACGATTCCTCTGGTGATCGGTCTTTTGGTTGGCCCAATCGCTGAAAGTGGTTTCCGTAGGGCAACAATTCTGGAACAAGGTGGATTCGGGTGGATCTTTGACCCGCTGACATTGGGTCTACTGATCGTTGCATTGCTCTCCATCATTGTGTCTGTTGTACGCTCAACCAAACTAAGCAAAGCAGCTGAAAAGTTGGAAGTAGAAGAAACAAAAACGGATATCGAAGCTCGATAA
- a CDS encoding tripartite tricarboxylate transporter TctB family protein — protein sequence MKNLTTKFPQFLIGSSFLIVAVAAFMGALAIDDEASPGDPGPASYPIFVIGLIFVCAALLTISQNKAQAETDQKLRPNKQLVMLVVSLGAYIALLVPLGYLLSTYVFTGVVLRIAGERRPLVIAIYAFGIPSVIFYVFTSFLGVSLPSGVLESLL from the coding sequence ATGAAAAATCTCACCACAAAGTTTCCGCAATTCTTAATCGGATCAAGTTTTCTGATAGTTGCAGTTGCTGCATTCATGGGCGCTCTTGCAATCGATGATGAAGCGTCCCCTGGGGATCCAGGACCCGCAAGTTATCCCATTTTTGTCATTGGACTCATTTTTGTTTGTGCAGCGCTCCTGACTATCAGTCAGAACAAAGCCCAAGCGGAAACCGATCAAAAGTTGAGGCCAAACAAGCAGCTCGTGATGCTAGTAGTTAGCCTTGGTGCCTATATCGCGCTGCTAGTACCCCTGGGCTACTTACTTTCCACCTATGTGTTCACTGGCGTAGTCCTACGAATTGCAGGTGAACGTCGTCCCCTAGTAATCGCAATCTATGCGTTTGGGATTCCTAGCGTGATCTTCTACGTGTTTACGTCGTTCCTTGGAGTATCGCTTCCTTCGGGAGTATTGGAGTCACTGCTGTGA
- a CDS encoding tripartite tricarboxylate transporter substrate binding protein produces the protein MRNQKRFAFVAAGVTAAALVLSACSGGAEEYPPGQVDVIVPWAAGGGSDQASRQLLLAAEAACDTRFVVSNRTGAAGATGHEAIAKAKPNGKTIGTLTAEATILPHTGGINKNIEDYTPIIRFAANLPAFVVKSDSAIETPQDLVEALNSDQTVRVGTTGKGGVWDIAAGGFEQAVGSNFDARVPYDGGAAIIQAILGDHVEVAVLSAPEAVEHVKSGDLRVIGIAAEERAQVLPDAPTLKESGIDWATGTWFGFAGPKDLSEEVVTYLEECLTKGYEAEEYQEFLANMGFNPAFLNSADFTKFIADENATFEELIPNIY, from the coding sequence ATGCGTAACCAAAAAAGATTTGCTTTTGTTGCCGCGGGAGTGACGGCTGCAGCCCTAGTTCTATCCGCATGCAGTGGGGGAGCAGAGGAGTATCCACCGGGACAGGTGGATGTAATCGTACCTTGGGCAGCTGGTGGAGGGTCAGACCAAGCCAGTCGCCAACTGCTCCTTGCAGCAGAAGCGGCATGCGATACACGGTTTGTTGTTTCGAACCGTACGGGAGCTGCGGGAGCAACGGGGCATGAGGCGATCGCTAAAGCGAAGCCAAATGGTAAGACCATTGGAACACTAACTGCTGAGGCCACTATTCTCCCGCACACCGGTGGAATCAACAAGAATATTGAGGACTACACGCCAATTATACGGTTTGCTGCTAACTTGCCTGCGTTTGTGGTCAAGTCGGATTCTGCAATTGAAACCCCTCAGGACTTGGTGGAGGCGCTTAACTCCGATCAAACCGTACGGGTAGGCACTACCGGTAAGGGTGGAGTCTGGGACATTGCTGCTGGTGGTTTTGAGCAGGCAGTGGGAAGTAACTTCGACGCGCGGGTCCCTTATGACGGAGGTGCTGCGATCATCCAGGCGATCTTGGGTGATCACGTTGAAGTGGCTGTACTTTCTGCCCCAGAAGCAGTCGAACACGTGAAGTCTGGGGACTTGCGTGTCATCGGAATTGCAGCAGAAGAGCGCGCCCAGGTCCTCCCAGATGCTCCAACGCTCAAGGAGAGTGGAATCGATTGGGCAACGGGAACTTGGTTTGGATTCGCGGGTCCAAAGGATCTGTCTGAAGAGGTAGTTACTTACCTGGAAGAGTGCCTCACCAAGGGCTACGAAGCCGAAGAATACCAAGAGTTTCTTGCCAACATGGGATTCAACCCTGCTTTCCTGAACTCGGCTGACTTTACCAAGTTCATCGCAGATGAGAACGCAACATTTGAAGAACTAATCCCTAACATCTACTGA
- a CDS encoding 4-hydroxythreonine-4-phosphate dehydrogenase PdxA, producing MSTTIQIKRPRIALTIGDPSGIGPELVAKLLADPVNRQKAEIRVLASSDEISAAAAEVGVSIPIGEEYDGANVVAVGSNYSGEEAPRGTFSLAGGKRVYADLLKALEMYKSGEADSIMFAPLNKTALHLAGMNEEDELRWFAKFLDFDGFTSELNFVPGLTTSRVTSHIPMSEVAARMNAFDVNNAIVLLNDVIRGSGVAEPRIAVCALNPHGGENGQFGREEIEHITPGVKIAQNAGINVSGPFPADTLFIKAHQGEFDGVVTMYHDQGQIAMKLMGFDSGVTVQGGLPVPIATPAHGTAYEIVGQGIANLGPTQRAFDISVSLGLQQESN from the coding sequence ATGTCTACAACTATTCAAATCAAACGCCCGCGGATTGCGCTGACTATTGGCGATCCCTCAGGAATTGGTCCAGAGCTCGTAGCAAAACTGCTTGCCGACCCTGTAAATCGTCAAAAAGCAGAGATTCGGGTTTTGGCATCCTCGGACGAGATTAGCGCAGCAGCCGCAGAAGTTGGTGTCTCTATTCCAATTGGTGAAGAGTACGACGGCGCCAACGTTGTTGCTGTGGGTAGTAACTACTCCGGTGAAGAAGCACCACGCGGTACCTTTTCGCTTGCGGGTGGAAAAAGAGTCTATGCAGATCTGCTGAAGGCGCTCGAGATGTACAAAAGCGGTGAGGCAGATTCAATCATGTTCGCGCCACTCAACAAGACTGCGCTTCACCTTGCGGGAATGAACGAAGAAGACGAGTTGCGTTGGTTTGCAAAATTTCTAGACTTTGACGGTTTCACTTCAGAACTAAATTTTGTTCCAGGGCTCACGACGTCTCGTGTGACTTCACACATTCCCATGTCTGAAGTAGCAGCGCGGATGAATGCGTTTGATGTGAATAACGCGATTGTCCTTCTCAATGATGTGATTCGTGGATCTGGGGTTGCAGAACCTCGAATCGCTGTCTGTGCTTTGAATCCACACGGCGGCGAAAACGGCCAATTTGGTCGAGAAGAGATTGAGCACATTACGCCGGGCGTCAAAATTGCCCAGAATGCCGGCATTAATGTCTCTGGACCGTTCCCTGCTGACACCCTTTTCATCAAGGCTCATCAGGGCGAGTTTGACGGTGTTGTAACGATGTACCACGACCAAGGTCAGATCGCCATGAAGCTTATGGGCTTTGACTCAGGAGTCACCGTTCAGGGTGGGCTGCCAGTGCCCATTGCAACACCGGCGCACGGAACAGCCTATGAAATCGTTGGCCAAGGGATAGCTAACTTGGGGCCGACACAACGTGCCTTCGACATCTCAGTTTCACTCGGCTTGCAACAAGAATCTAACTAA